Proteins from a genomic interval of Lycium ferocissimum isolate CSIRO_LF1 chromosome 2, AGI_CSIRO_Lferr_CH_V1, whole genome shotgun sequence:
- the LOC132048308 gene encoding transcription factor bHLH18-like produces the protein MDISSATWWSEMDLMNMNDLNYIDHCQMMTTFDDLPFNNNPFTSCTYGNVQASQAAEILLEGEPAFCNSTNTDYQNTSFSSPSTSPPPSSSPNVISFSNTSSPSTTTSSAQNYFEKLKTSVKSEVPSGTTINFSSSNVSLDSNFDDSQQLFQAMGFGADDNTRKKSYSRTPVQAQDHVLAERKRRERLTQYFITLSTLIPELKKLDKASILRDAIKYIKQLEEQVKTLEVQANKYSEEPAVAVKRPRLFSSYDNSSITSNENSNGRTNKSVPDIEVRAADGNVLIRICCIKQARIIKEIFSEIEKFHLTITSSSVIPFGYNTTHMTIVAQMDHQLNMSTEYIANKIRLSIMKLISSHEESNSLVA, from the exons ATGGATATTTCATCAGCTACATGGTGGTCTGAAATG GATCTTATGAATATGAATGATCTTAACTACATTGATCACTGCCAAATGATGACCACATTTGACGATTTGCCTTTCAATAATAACCCTTTTACCTCTTGCACCTATGGCAATGTTCAAGCTTCTCAGGCTGCTGAAATTTTATTAGAGGGAGAGCCAGCTTTTTGCAATTCCACAAACACTGATTACCAAAATAcctctttttcttctccttctacCTCTCCTCCGCCGTCGTCTTCACCCAATGTCATTTCTTTCTCTAACACAAGTTCGCCATCAACCACTACTTCTTCTGCCCAAAACTACtttgaaaaattgaagaccTCCGTGAAGTCTGAGGTCCCATCAGGAACTACCATAAACTTCTCCTCTTCAAATGTTTCTCTGGACTCCAATTTTGACGATAGTCAGCAACTATTCCAGGCCATGGGATTTGGGGCTGATGATAATACTCGGAAGAAGAGCTATAGTAGGACACCTGTACAGGCACAAGACCACGTTCTGGCTGAAAGAAAACGAAGAGAAAGGCTCACACAGTACTTTATAACTTTGTCTACCCTCATCCCAGAACTAAAGAAG TTGGACAAGGCATCAATACTGAGAGACGCGATTAAATACATAAAACAGCTGGAAGAACAAGTAAAAACCCTCGAGGTACAAGCCAATAAATATAGCGAGGAACCGGCAGTTGCAGTTAAGAGACCCCGATTGTTCTCAAGTTATGACAATTCTTCAATTACTTCTAATGAAAACTCCAATGGTAGAACCAACAAATCAGTCCCAGATATTGAAGTTAGAGCTGCAGATGGAAACGTTTTGATTAGGATTTGTTGCATAAAGCAAGCAAGAATAATAAAGGAAATATTCAGCGAAATAGAAAAGTTTCATCTCACTATTACTAGTAGTAGCGTCATCCCTTTTGGCTATAATACGACTCACATGACCATTGTTGCTCAG ATGGATCATCAGCTGAACATGTCAACGGAATATATCGCGAATAAAATACGTTTGTCTATAATGAAGCTTATCAGTAGCCATGAAGAATCCAATTCTCTAGTTGCATAG
- the LOC132046737 gene encoding probable hexokinase-like 2 protein: protein MRKEVVVLAAVTTASTVVAAVLLVRQWKRRSEQRWRHAQRILRKFARECATPVPKLWLIADDLVADMQAGLTNTESSLQMLPSCLPSLPTGDEKGLYYGINLRGTNFIIVQARLGGKNAPISRIGGRNEPISDLYRQEIPIPPNIIESSSQELFDWITVELGKFISMHSEGLQGGEKNLGFTVSPTIAEVAASRETAITWKDSLFGDAAGNKLLNEINAAMEKHCVDKRVFALVDDTIGVLAGGRYYSKESVAAVTLGMGTNAAYIESAQSVVKWPDQTPKPEEIAINIQWGNFRSCHLPITEFDTSLDAESSYPGSQIFEKLISGTYLGETVRRVLLKMAQESALFGDTVPPKLAIPYSLRSPDMAAMHQDTSEDYEIIDEKLTEIFGITNSTTTARELVAEVCDVVAERGARLVGAGIVGIVKKLGRLSNRISIITVEGGVYEHYRIFRNYLHSSVWEMLGNELSDNVIIEHSHGGSGASSIFIAASQP from the exons ATGAGGAAGGAAGTGGTGGTCTTGGCAGCAGTGACGACGGCTTCCACCGTGGTAGCGGCGGTGCTGTTGGTCAGGCAATGGAAGCGACGGAGCGAGCAACGGTGGAGACATGCACAGCGTATTCTTCGTAAATTTGCAAGAGAATGTGCAACACCTGTTCCTAAATTATGGCTAATTGCTGATGATCTTGTTGCTGACATGCAAGCTGGTTTAACTAATACTGAATCTAGCCTTCAAATGCTTCCTTCTTGCTTACCTTCACTACCCACTGG TGATGAGAAAGGTCTATACTATGGAATTAATCTTCGTGGAACTAACTTCATCATCGTGCAAGCACGTCTTGGAGGAAAAAATGCACCCATTTCACGTATTGGAGGAAGAAATGAACCCATTTCGGATCTATACAGGCAAGAAATTCCAATTCCTCCCAACATAATAGAGAGCAGCTCCCAG GAATTATTTGATTGGATAACAGTGGAGCTTGGAAAATTTATCTCCATGCATAGTGAAGGTCTACAAGGAGGGGAGAAAAATCTGGGATTTACTGTATCACCTACAATTGCGGAAGTAGCTGCCTCCAGGGAAACAGCCATTACATGGAAGGACTCATTATTTGGAGATGCA GCAGGGAACAAGTTGTTGAATGAAATCAATGCTGCCATGGAGAAGCACTGTGTTGACAAGCGAGTTTTTGCCCTG GTTGATGATACCATAGGAGTTTTGGCTGGAGGAAGGTATTATAGTAAAGAAAGTGTGGCTGCAGTCACTCTGGGGATGGGAACTAATGCTGCTTATATAGAATCAGCACAATCCGTCGTAAAATGGCCTGATCAGACTCCAAAACCAGAAGAAATT GCAATTAATATCCAATGGGGGAATTTTAGATCTTGCCATCTTCCAATTACCGAATTTGACACATCGTTAGATGCCGAAAGTTCATATCCTGGTAGTCAG ATATTTGAGAAGCTTATTTCAGGTACATATTTAGGAGAAACTGTTAGAAGAGTCTTATTAAAGATGGCTCAGGAATCAGCTTTATTTGGAGATACTGTACCACCTAAGCTAGCAATTCCATACTCCTTGAG GTCCCCTGATATGGCTGCCATGCATCAAGACACATCAGAGGATTATGAAATAATTGATGAGAAACTGACAGAAATTTTTGGG ATAACTAACTCTACAACGACGGCAAGAGAACTAGTTGCGGAGGTCTGTGATGTTGTAGCAGAACGTGGAGCTCGGTTAGTTGGAGCTGGCATTGTGGGGATTGTAAAGAAATTGGGAAGACTTTCTAATAGGATTAGCATCATTACTGTAGAAGGTGGTGTCTATGAGCATTATCGCATTTTCAGGAACTATCTGCATAGCAGTGTATGGGAGATGCTTGGCAATGAACTCTCAGACAATGTGATTATTGAGCACTCTCATGGTGGCTCTGGAGCCAGTTCCATCTTTATTGCTGCTTCACAACCATAA
- the LOC132046738 gene encoding leucine-rich repeat receptor-like serine/threonine-protein kinase BAM1: MRLLLLLFLVLLMHFTASKQIRLPEYQALLALKTAITDDPQLTLSSWNSSTSHCTWNGVTCDRYRHVTSLNISGFNLTGTLPPEIGNLRFLQNLSVAVNQFTGPIPVELSLIPNLRYLNLSNNIFGMEFPSNLTRLHNLKVLDLYNNNMTGGLPVEVYQMTNLKHLHLGGNYFGGRIPPEYGRFPFLEYLAVSGNELVGVIPPEIGNLTTLKELYLGYYNTYSGGIPPEIGNLSELVRFDAANCGLSGQIPAEIEKLQNLDTLFLQVNSLAGSLTKEIGYLKSLKSLDLSNNMFSGEIPVTFAELKNITLLNLFRNKLHGSIPEFIGELPDLEVLQLWENNFTGSVPQGLGTNSKLKNVDLSSNKLTGNLPPNMCAGNNLQTIITLGNFLFGPIPESLGKCESLSRIRMGENYLNGSIPKGLLSLPHLSQVELQNNLLTGTFPDTSSKSTSLGQISLSNNRLTGPLPPSIGNFAGVQKLLLDGNKFSGRIPAEIGKLQQLSKIDFSDNKLSGSIAKEISQCKLLTYVDLSRNDLSGEIPTEITGMRILNYLNLSRNHLIGSIPAPISSMQSLTSVDFSYNNFSGLVPGTGQFSYFNYTSFLGNPDLCGPYLGPCKEGVVDGVNQPHQRGALSPSMKLLLVIGLLVCSIVFAVAAIIKARSLKKASEARAWKLTAFQRLDFTCDDVLDSLKEDNIIGKGGAGIVYKGVMPSGELVAVKRLPAMSRGSSHDHGFNAEIQTLGRIRHRHIVRLLGFCSNHETNLLVYEYMPNGSLGEMLHGKKGGHLHWDTRYKIAVEAAKGLCYLHHDCSPLILHRDVKSNNILLDSNFEAHVADFGLAKFLQDSGTSECMSAIAGSYGYIAPEYAYTLKVDEKSDVYSFGVVLLELVSGKKPVGEFGDGVDIVQWVRKMTDGKKDGVLKILDPRLSTVPINEVMHVFYVALLCVEEQAVERPTMREVVQILTELPKPPGAKSGDSTVTDQSPPPSASALESPTSIPGDFKDQHQPTPQSPPPDLLSI; encoded by the exons ATGCGTCTTCTTCTactcctttttcttgttcttctcatGCATTTTACTGCCTCTAAACAAATCCGTTTACCGGAATACCAGGCTTTACTTGCCCTGAAAACAGCCATTACAGACGACCCACAGTTAACCCTTTCCTCATGGAACTCTTCCACCAGTCACTGCACATGGAACGGTGTCACGTGCGACAGGTACCGTCACGTAACTTCTCTTAACATTTCCGGTTTTAACCTCACCGGAACTCTTCCACCTGAAATTGGAAACCTCCGTTTCTTACAAAACCTCTCCGTTGCTGTTAACCAGTTTACCGGTCCCATTCCTGTTGAACTCTCCTTAATCCCAAATCTACGTTACCTTAATCTTTCTAACAACATATTTGGCATGGAGTTCCCTTCCAACTTAACCCGTCTTCATAACCTTAAAGTCCTCGAcctttacaacaacaacatgacaGGTGGCTTACCAGTTGAGGTTTATCAAATGACGAACCTTAAACATCTTCACTTAGGTGGGAACTATTTCGGTGGTCGCATTCCACCTGAATATGGAAGGTTTCCATTCCTAGAATACCTTGCTGTTTCAGGCAATGAACTTGTTGGAGTTATCCCACCTGAGATTGGAAACCTAACTACGCTTAAGGAGTTGTACTTAGGGTACTACAACACTTACTCCGGTGGGATTCCACCGGAAATAGGGAACTTATCTGAGCTTGTTAGGTTTGATGCTGCTAACTGTGGACTTTCCGGCCAGATTCCGGCGGAGATTGAGAAGCTTCAAAATCTTGATACACTTTTTCTTCAAGTTAATTCTTTAGCTGGTTCTTTAACTAAGGAGATTGGGTATCTAAAAAGCTTGAAATCTTTGGATCTATCGAATAACATGTTTTCCGGTGAGATACCGGTGACATTTGCTGAGCTTAAGAATATTACGCTTCTTAATCTGTTTAGGAATAAGCTTCATGGTTCGATTCCTGAGTTTATTGGGGAGTTGCCTGATTTAGAAGTGTTGCAACTTTGGGAAAACAATTTTACTGGAAGTGTTCCACAGGGGTTGGGTACTAACAGTAAGCTTAAGAATGTTGATCTTAGTTCTAATAAATTGACAGGAAATTTACCCCCAAATATGTGTGCTGGGAACAATTTGCAGACAATAATAACTCTAGGGAACTTCTTGTTTGGTCCAATTCCTGAATCTTTAGGTAAGTGTGAATCACTTAGTAGGATTAGAATGGGTGAGAATTATCTCAATGGATCAATTCCTAAGGGGTTGTTAAGTTTGCCACATCTCTCACAAGTTGAACTTCAGAATAATCTTCTCACTGGTACATTTCCTGATACTTCTTCTAAATCTACCAGTCTTGGACAGATTAGTCTTTCCAATAATCGCTTAACTGGACCTTTGCCACCAAGCATTGGAAACTTTGCTGGAGTTCAAAAGTTGCTTCTTGACGGGAACAAATTTTCGGGGCGAATTCCAGCTGAAATAGGAAAGCTTCAACAGTTATCCAAGATTGATTTCAGTGACAACAAACTTTCTGGATCCATTGCAAAGGAGATTAGCCAGTGCAAGTTGCTAACTTATGTTGATCTAAGCAGGAACGATCTTTCAGGTGAGATTCCTACTGAGATCACAGGTATGAGGATACTCAACTACTTGAACTTATCAAGAAACCACTTAATTGGGAGTATTCCTGCGCCTATTTCTAGTATGCAGAGTTTAACTTCTGTTGATTTTTCATATAACAACTTTTCTGGTTTAGTTCCTGGAACGGGGCAGTTTAGTTATTTCAATTACACCTCATTTCTGGGCAATCCAGATCTTTGTGGACCTTACTTAGGTCCTTGCAAAGAGGGTGTTGTTGATGGGGTTAATCAACCTCACCAACGAGGAGCCTTATCGCCTTCAATGAAGCTTTTACTTGTTATTGGTTTGCTTGTGTGCTCTATTGTGTTTGCTGTTGCTGCAATTATAAAGGCCCGATCTTTAAAGAAGGCAAGTGAGGCTCGTGCCTGGAAGCTCACTGCTTTCCAGCGCTTGGATTTTACTTGTGATGATGTTTTGGATAGCTTGAAGGAGGATAACATTATTGGAAAAGGAGGTGCTGGTATAGTCTACAAGGGGGTAATGCCAAGTGGGGAACTTGTTGCGGTTAAAAGGTTGCCGGCTATGAGCAGGGGTTCCTCTCATGATCATGGGTTCAATGCTGAGATACAGACTCTTGGGAGGATCAGACACAGGCACATTGTTAGATTATTAGGATTTTGCTCGAATCATGAGACAAATCTTTTGGTGTATGAGTACATGCCTAATGGAAGTCTTGGGGAAATGCTTCATGGAAAGAAAGGTGGTCATTTACATTGGGATACCAGGTATAAGATAGCTGTGGAGGCTGCGAAGGGTCTTTGCTATCTCCATCACGATTGCTCTCCTTTGATCCTCCATCGTGATGtgaaatcaaataatattcTGCTGGACTCCAACTTTGAAGCTCATGTTGCTGATTTTGGACTTGCTAAGTTCTTGCAAGATTCAGGGACATCAGAATGCATGTCTGCTATTGCTGGTTCTTATGGGTACATTGCTCCAG AATATGCTTACACACTAAAGGTTGATGAGAAGAGTGATGTATATAGCTTTGGTGTGGTGCTATTAGAATTGGTAAGTGGCAAAAAGCCAGTTGGAGAGTTTGGTGACGGTGTTGACATAGTCCAATGGGTTAGGAAAATGACTGACGGGAAAAAGGACGGCGTTCTCAAAATCCTTGACCCAAGACTCTCAACGGTTCCCATTAATGAGGTGATGCATGTTTTCTATGTCGCATTGCTGTGTGTAGAAGAGCAAGCTGTGGAACGCCCCACCATGCGAGAAGTAGTGCAAATACTAACTGAGCTTCCTAAGCCACCAGGTGCAAAATCAGGTGACTCAACTGTCACTGATCAGTCGCCCCCACCATCAGCCTCTGCATTAGAGTCTCCAACCTCAATTCCAGGGGACTTTAAAGACCAACATCAGCCAACACCTCAATCACCTCCACCTGACCTACTCAGTATCTGA